The sequence GTAAAGTTGCTCTCTTTGGCAACTTCGTCAATGTACGCATTAGCGGCTTTGTTATTCTTAGTCAACCAGAAGTCGTTGTACTTCGTTTTCATATGCAATCCCTTCCTTCTTGTGCTGTTATGCCGCCACTGGGTGGCTAGCCTAACACGTATCCTGACCTGTTTATGTAAACTGGTCGTCACCAGATTGTTCTTGCACTGTAGTCATCGCGGCAAGTAACCCATTCGTTGCGGACAATTTGCAGATAAGTCCTGACAATATTAATTGTCGTGCTATCCACCCTAGAAGATGCGATATATTACCTTCTCATCTTCCCTATCGTAGTGGCGAATATTACAGTTGCGATTGATTTCAAAAAACTGTGAGAAAGCGAAGATAACAAAAAAACAGGTCAAACATGGTGTTATCTGACCATAATCCACCTGTTTAGTCTATCGCCTTAGCGTTATTAAGGTTACATATTAAAGCATTAATGTGCGTACAAACGAAATCAGAATTTCTTTATACGGGTATTATATGGGTTAAGTGTGTTATTGGTTGAATGATGGGTTCATTCGGCACTGGGTAGCCCCCACCAAAGAAAAAACCTTGAAAGGCATGAAGCCAATCAAGGTCTCTAACTTTATCTAAAATACTGAGTAACATCATAATTTGAAATTGTTTTGGCTAACTCGATAGGGGACAAATCATGATTATTTTTTTTATGTGCGTCTGCACCAAAAGATAACAGAAGTAGAATCACTTCACCTCTCCCCCTCGAATTAAATACTGCACGAAACAAAGGAGTATTTCCATGAGAATCCTTCACATCAACATTAGCTTTATTATCTAATAATTGCTTGACAACTTCCGGCAAGTAATTTTGGGAAGCATAATGTAAGGGAGTGTATCCTAGATTATCTTGTGCATCTACGTTTGCCCCTCTTTCAATTAGAAATTTTGTAATTTCCGTCAAATTATCAATTACTGCATGAATAAGGGCAGTTCTTCCATCTTCGTCCACGATATTAATATTCTCACCAGATTCAAGTTGTTGTTGTAGTAATTGGATATTTTCAGTTAGTACAGCATCAAAAATTTTCGACATTTTATCTACTCCTTTTTTTGAGTTTATGGCATTTCATGCTTGTGACTCCGATTAGATATTGGGTCTTCAATCTGATACTTATCCGAATTGTTCATTCGGTCATTAAATTCTTTTTGTGTTAATCCTTGCTTCTTAGCTTTTTCAACTTCTCGCCAATGTTCATTTCCCGGCTTGTATCCTAAATCATATTTAC comes from Paenibacillus sp. 19GGS1-52 and encodes:
- a CDS encoding ankyrin repeat domain-containing protein; translated protein: MSKIFDAVLTENIQLLQQQLESGENINIVDEDGRTALIHAVIDNLTEITKFLIERGANVDAQDNLGYTPLHYASQNYLPEVVKQLLDNKANVDVKDSHGNTPLFRAVFNSRGRGEVILLLLSFGADAHKKNNHDLSPIELAKTISNYDVTQYFR
- a CDS encoding HNH/ENDO VII family nuclease; the encoded protein is MENRAPKTEDGKFIDPNTGKPIEGKYDLGYKPGNEHWREVEKAKKQGLTQKEFNDRMNNSDKYQIEDPISNRSHKHEMP